From a single Parambassis ranga chromosome 2, fParRan2.1, whole genome shotgun sequence genomic region:
- the cbx3a gene encoding chromobox protein homolog 3a, whose translation MGKKQNTKTKKDSSEAQEEPEEFVVEKVLDQRLVNGKVEFFLKWKGFTDADNTWEPEENLDCPELISAFLESQKNIKEKPAPIKRKASTDEAETDAKKKDVEKPRGFARNLEPERIIGATDSSGELMFLMKWKDSDEADLVPAREANTRCPQVVISFYEERLTWHSCPEDEAQ comes from the exons ATGGGCAAAAAGCAGAATACCAAGACTAAGAAGGACTCATCGGAGGCACAAGAGGAACCTGAAGAATTTGTTGTGGAAAAAGTACTTGACCAACGTCTTGTGAATGGGAAAGTAGAATTCTTCCTGAAGTGGAAAGGTTTTACAGA TGCTGACAACACATGGGAGCCAGAAGAAAACCTGGACTGCCCAGAATTAATTTCAGCATTTCTGGAATCACAGAAAAATATTAAGGAAAAGCCAGCACCCATTAAGAGGAAGGCATCCACAGATGAAGCAGAGACAGATGCCAAGAAGAAGGATGTG GAGAAACCACGTGGCTTTGCTAGGAACCTTGAACCAGAGCGAATCATTGGTGCAACAGACAGTAGCGGAGAGCTGATGTTCTTGATGAAGTG gaaagaCTCGGATGAAGCAGATTTGGTCCCAGCCCGTGAGGCCAACACTCGCTGCCCACAAGTGGTCATATCCTTCTATGAGGAAAGACTCACATGGCATTCCTGTCCAGAGGATGAAGCTCAGTAG
- the nfe2l3 gene encoding nuclear factor erythroid 2-related factor 3: MQIAKKYFTEGLIQLTILLSLIGVRVDIDSYLSGYYTPLTEINLGPSSAYTQTPFHILRDTLDGYSVHPKCPELDYFFASRRLLEEVRNLGSPRFPTQLNAWLVHQVSATDKADSGPSTSNNTDTNSGLESTEEEARSVSEHLPVTDQEVQQTNPELGQGPFGAGACGFFKEGDDANIKEEEEPTALTQLAHSSTLEQESLLEGITALSNPVHQHPPTIDIDQQWNNLLSIADLDDLDSLVSERLSDLDTDMTSAISQDVSLHDAMVSSAGAFGVVSGRAETRTFTQQQRAPFRLNSTGSSRALPGMALGLAALPFASVCNLTENGSSNSTLGDCLDEAVFDQINQLGLEGLGTMDPQLIDCLENMNSQVLEDLDSDSGLSLESCSGGPVSPGSSEMSSSSSSYCEDECGATGYSSEVDSLPPKGIMNSTTVWSPVDLNESVWHDHSYSSPAFFNPPPVTLSQKGIKEEPLSDDDGPQLEQRDLSRDELRARAMCLPFSVLQIVNMPVEEFLEVLDGHGFSPEQVTLLRDIRRRGKNKLAAQNCRKRKLDAITGLQEEVERLQVQRDRLLREKQLTAKTMGAVGQQIKQLTRDVLARLRDDSGQPLNPDRFTLQCGSNGRVVVQPIRRPAVSTSTGNKTDKRKKEKKQ, from the exons ATGCAAATCGCGAAAAAATACTTCACAGAAGGCCTGATTCAGTTAACCATCTTACTCAGTTTGATTGGAGTTCGCGTGGATATCGACAGCTACTTAAGCGGCTACTATACCCCTCTGACAGAGATTAACTTGGGACCTAGCTCAGCCTACACCCAGACACCCTTTCATATTTTAAGGGACACTCTTGACGGGTACAGCGTGCACCCAAAATGTCCTGAGTTGGACTATTTCTTTGCAAGTCGCCGGCTTCTAGAGGAGGTGAGGAATCTTGGTTCTCCGCGGTTTCCCACACAGTTGAACGCATGGCTGGTACACCAGGTGTCTGCCACTGACAAGGCTGACAGTGGGCCTTCAACCAGCAACAACACTGACACCAACTCAGGGTTAGAAAGCACCGAAGAGGAAGCCAGAAGTGTCAGTGAACACCTACCTGTCACTGACCAAGAGGTGCAGCAGACCAACCCTGAACTCGGACAAGGGCCTTTTGGAGCTGGAGCCTGTGGGTTTTTTAAAGAG GGGGATGATGCTAACattaaagaggaggaggaacctACTGCACTCACTCAGCTGGCTCACAGTTCCACACTGGAACAAGAG AGTCTGCTTGAAGGCATCACTGCACTCTCTAATCCAGTACATCAGCACCCTCCTACCATTGATATTGACCAGCAGTGGAATAATTTACTCTCTATTGCAGACCTTGAT GACCTGGACTCCCTTGTTAGTGAGCGCCTTTCAGACCTGGACACCGACATGACCAGTGCCATCAGCCAGGATGTCAGTTTGCACGATGCCATGGTGTCCAGTGCTGGAGCGTTTGGTGTTGTGTCTGGAAGAGCAGAGACCAGGACATTCACCCAGCAACAAAGAGCCCCCTTTCGACTAAACTCCACAGGCTCTTCACGTGCTTTACCAGGGATGGCTCTGGGCCTCGCTGCACTCCCCTTTGCTTCAGTATGTAATTTAACAGAAAATGGGTCATCAAATAGTACACTGGGGGACTGCTTGGATGAGGCAGTGTTTGATCAGATAAATCAGCTAGGTTTGGAAGGCCTTGGTACAATGGACCCTCAGCTGATTGACTGTCTGGAGAACATGAACTCACAGGTCCTTGAGGACTTAGACTCGGACTCTGGTCTCTCTTTGGAGAGCTGCTCTGGAGGTCCAGTCTCTCCAG GCTCTTCCGAGATGTCATCGTCATCCAGTTCGTACTGCGAGGATGAATGTGGAGCTACAGGCTACAGCAGTGAGGTAGATTCACTCCCCCCGAAGGGCATCATGAACAGCACTACAGTGTGGTCACCTGTAGATCTGAATGAGAGCGTGTGGCATGACCACAGCTACTCATCTCCAGCCTTCTTCAACCCGCCACCAGTAACACTGTCCCAGAAAGGCATAAAAGAGGAGCCTCTCAGCGATGATGATGGGCCGCAGTTGGAGCAACGGGATCTGAGTCGTGATGAGCTGCGCGCCCGTGCTATGTGTCTCCCATTTTCAGTCCTGCAGATTGTCAACATGCCTGTGGAAGAGTTCCTTGAGGTCCTTGATGGTCACGGCTTCTCTCCAGAACAGGTGACCCTCCTGAGAGACATCCGCAGGCGTGGGAAGAATAAATTGGCAGCTCAGAACTGCCGCAAGCGTAAACTCGATGCCATCACAGGGcttcaggaggaggtggaaaggCTGCAAGTTCAAAGGGACAGACTTCTGAGGGAGAAACAGCTTACAGCCAAGACAATGGGTGCAGTGGGCCAACAGATAAAGCAGCTGACCAGAGATGTCCTGGCAAGGCTGAGGGATGATTCGGGACAGCCCCTGAACCCAGACAGATTTACCCTGCAGTGCGGGTCAAATGGGAGGGTTGTTGTTCAGCCTATAAGACGGCCTGCTGTCTCAACATCAACGGGCAACAAAACTgacaagaggaagaaggaaaaaaaacagtga
- the snx10a gene encoding sorting nexin-10A isoform X2 codes for MDSFLDSLPNTEFISICVRDPRLHKDDLWHTHVDYEICVHTNSMCFRKKTSYVRRRYSEFVWLRHCLEQNALIVELPKLPPWNPFFSLKNTEQVNQRMRGLQAFLEIVLQTPLMLSDSRLHLFLQSDLSITKIEKCVCGKTRYTVAEAIQRSSSGYLGRLEEKASCDSDCESSSSSGIGLSVDLPLRGSPLPFYPASD; via the exons ATGGACAGTTTTCTGGACAGTCTTCCAAATACT GAGTTTATAAGCATTTGTGTTCGAGATCCAAGGCTCCACAAAGATGATCTCTGGCACACACACGTGGACTATGAGATCTGTGTACAT ACTAACAGCATGTGCTTTAGAAAGAAGACGTCCTATGTGAGGCGGCGTTACAGTGAGTTTGTATGGCTGCGTCACTGTCTGGAACAGAATGCTCTGATCGT AGAATTGCCCAAGTTGCCTCCCTGGAACCCGTTCTTCAGTCTGAAGAACACAGAGCAAGTCAACCAGAGGATGAGGGGCCTGCAGGCGTTTTTAGAAAT AGTTCTTCAAACGCCCTTGATGTTGTCTGACAGTCGGCTACACCTCTTCCTCCAATCAGACCTCAGCATCACAAAGATAgagaagtgtgtttgtggtaaGACCAGGTATACAGTAGCTGAAGCCATACAGCGTTCCAGCAGTGGTTACCTCGGCAGATTAGAAGAGAAGGCTTCTTGTGACTCTGATTGCGAAAG CTCTTCATCATCAGGCATAGGACTAAGTGTGGACCTACCATTGCGAGGCAGCCCTCTTCCCTTCTATCCGGCCTCTGACTAA
- the snx10a gene encoding sorting nexin-10A isoform X1, whose protein sequence is MDSFLDSLPNTEFISICVRDPRLHKDDLWHTHVDYEICVHTNSMCFRKKTSYVRRRYSEFVWLRHCLEQNALIVELPKLPPWNPFFSLKNTEQVNQRMRGLQAFLEIVLQTPLMLSDSRLHLFLQSDLSITKIEKCVCGKTRYTVAEAIQRSSSGYLGRLEEKASCDSDCESSSSSSGIGLSVDLPLRGSPLPFYPASD, encoded by the exons ATGGACAGTTTTCTGGACAGTCTTCCAAATACT GAGTTTATAAGCATTTGTGTTCGAGATCCAAGGCTCCACAAAGATGATCTCTGGCACACACACGTGGACTATGAGATCTGTGTACAT ACTAACAGCATGTGCTTTAGAAAGAAGACGTCCTATGTGAGGCGGCGTTACAGTGAGTTTGTATGGCTGCGTCACTGTCTGGAACAGAATGCTCTGATCGT AGAATTGCCCAAGTTGCCTCCCTGGAACCCGTTCTTCAGTCTGAAGAACACAGAGCAAGTCAACCAGAGGATGAGGGGCCTGCAGGCGTTTTTAGAAAT AGTTCTTCAAACGCCCTTGATGTTGTCTGACAGTCGGCTACACCTCTTCCTCCAATCAGACCTCAGCATCACAAAGATAgagaagtgtgtttgtggtaaGACCAGGTATACAGTAGCTGAAGCCATACAGCGTTCCAGCAGTGGTTACCTCGGCAGATTAGAAGAGAAGGCTTCTTGTGACTCTGATTGCGAAAG CAGCTCTTCATCATCAGGCATAGGACTAAGTGTGGACCTACCATTGCGAGGCAGCCCTCTTCCCTTCTATCCGGCCTCTGACTAA